A genomic stretch from Plasmodium cynomolgi strain B DNA, chromosome 8, whole genome shotgun sequence includes:
- a CDS encoding pyrazinamidase/nicotinamidase (putative): MKCFVIVDAQNDFLPKGSFNSRDDYMNALNKINAIRLRLHNCTEKDLMKLNTCKHMMQYQPDKLLKENIVQYHQCSNDIDDEQREGDILLFPWNDRVMTSCSNGLSALNGCNGLHKQPTQGTVNGVEGMPNGHHSDFSHTPEDIARNDTHMYNHHPSESHPKLEENKVALLNGTKESTNEATAKFAVNILSVDYHPQYHISFAETHRIVFEQINKNRGIKNSSVKKNGHGLPQVSSHDQVNRVAIFEEEDEGVRPDEAEYHDEGVLDEGHGDGPDGEVQPTQQTDLLQAAFLKKHKIFNLSDVMKNIANIKSTKYIYKNVNSVSDIKDYSKLNFLNESIDVWPVHCVRNTSGCKIHPSLIRHMNDIVIKKADTENHDSHTIFENREINEKILKLLKGLNVKSVYICGFIFEYCVKETALSFLNLGFDTYIVEDATAY; this comes from the coding sequence atgaagtgcTTCGTCATAGTAGATGCCCAAAACGACTTCCTCCCCAAAGGGTCGTTCAACTCCCGAGATGATTACATGAACGCgctgaacaaaattaacgCCATAAGATTAAGGCTACACAATTGCACAGAAAAGGACCTAATGAAATTAAACACCTGCAAACACATGATGCAGTACCAACCTGATAAGTTACTAAAGGAGAATATCGTCCAGTATCACCAATGCAGCAATGATATTGATGATGAGCAGAGGGAAGGGGACATTCTTCTCTTTCCATGGAACGATAGGGTTATGACAAGTTGCTCCAATGGATTGAGCGCCCTAAACGGCTGCAACGGCTTGCACAAGCAACCTACACAGGGCACAGTGAATGGTGTGGAAGGCATGCCCAATGGCCATCACAGCGATTTTTCTCACACGCCGGAAGACATCGCACGTAACGACACGCACATGTATAATCACCACCCGAGTGAAAGTCATCCCAAGCTGGAGGAAAACAAGGTAGCATTACTAAACGGAACTAAAGAAAGCACGAACGAAGCAACTGCAAAATTTGCTGTGAACATATTGTCCGTTGACTACCACCCGCAGTATCATATTTCCTTTGCAGAAACGCACAGAATTGTGTTTGAGcagataaacaaaaatagagGTATCAAAAATAGTAGCGTGAAGAAGAATGGGCATGGGCTACCCCAAGTATCATCCCACGACCAAGTCAATAGGGTAGCCATATTtgaagaggaagacgaaGGGGTGCGCCCTGACGAAGCTGAATACCACGACGAAGGGGTGCTTGACGAGGGTCATGGTGACGGACCTGATGGAGAGGTGCAACCCACCCAACAGACGGACCTCCTGCAGGCTGCTTTcctaaaaaaacataaaattttcaatctGAGTGATGTGATGAAGAACATAGCCAATATCAAGTCGACTAAATACATCTACAAAAACGTTAATTCCGTTAGTGACATAAAGGATTATAGCAAGCTCAACTTTTTAAACGAATCGATAGATGTATGGCCAGTCCACTGTGTCCGGAACACTTCGGGGTGTAAAATACACCCGAGTCTTATTAGACACATGAACGATATTGTAATTAAGAAGGCAGATACAGAGAACCACGACAGTCATACTATTTTCGAAAACAGGGAGATCAACGAAAAGATTTTAAAACTGCTGAAAGGACTGAACGTAAAGTCTGTTTACATTTGTGGTTTCATATTCGAGTACTGCGTAAAGGAGACTGCTTTGTCTTTTTTGAATTTGGGGTTCGACACCTACATTGTGGAGGACGCAACAGCCTAC